In the genome of candidate division KSB1 bacterium, the window AACCCGTTACCCAGGTAAAAAATTGGGAATCACAACTAAGAATTGGTTTGAACAGCCTTATCCGTCGCTCCCAAACAGTAAAGTAGTCCCAGTAGATTTGAATGGGAGAGACGACCGTCGGCAACTTTTTTTAGCAATTCGCTGGCATTGAAAGCGATGCCCAGACCGGCATTTTTCAGCATGATTTCATCGTTGGCGCCGTCACCGACTGCAACAACTTCTTCGCGAGTGAGTCCCTCCTTCTCCGCGATTTCTTTGACAATTTTACCTTTGGCCTCACGATCGATAATCCGCCCTTTTATTTTTCCTGTAAGGATCCCGTTTTCGATTTCCAAATCATTGGCGAAAGCATAATCAAAACCGAGTTGCTCTTTCAACTGATCCGTGAAAAAAGTGAACCCGCCGGAGATGAGAGCAATTTTGAAACCCATTGCTTTTAAAGTTGAAAGCAATTCATAGGTACCCTGGGTCAGTTGCATGCCGTTTGCCACTTCGGTCAAAACCGAAACCGGCAAACCTTTGAGCATCGCAACTCGCGTTCGCAGCGCTTCTTTAAAGTCAATTTCACCGGCCATTGCTCTATCCGTGATTTCAGAAACTTTTTCTCCAACCTCAGCGGCATGGGCCAGTTCGTCGATGATCTCTCCCTCAATGATAGTGCTGTCCATATCAAAAACCACCAGGCGGCGGCGCTGTCGATGGGGCGTATCCGGTTGGATTATAGTATCAAAACCGATATCATCGCAAGTACGCTGAATCACATCTTTGAGAATCGCCAAATCTCTAAGCTCCGAAGCATCGACCAGTATTTCCAATGCAACCAGTTCACCTCGTGCCAGATGATGCATCCGCTCAATATTAACACGAAAATTGGCCAAAGCATTTGAAATCGCTTTCAGAATGCCAACCTTGTCTCTGCCGATTATCGTAAAAACCTGTAAATTTTTGTCGACTTTCTTCATGGCCGTCGACGCTTCGACCAAATCGACATTGACATCAAGCGGCAGCTTTTTTGTCGCTTCCTTTAATTTATGATATGCCTCATCGATCGGAGTACTTTTATCAACCGTCTCTGTGACCATGAACATGATAAACAGACCATGAACGGCATTTTGCTCCACCGCAACGATGTTCAGTTGCGAATCGGTTACCACACTACAAATGTCGGCGATTAGGTAGGGTTGGTTTTGGCCAAACGTCGTAATGATTATGAATTTTTCAGCCATAAAAGTCTTTGAAGTTCTAAATTTAACTTAAACTTTATGAAAAAAACTGTAAAATGTCAAGCCCCATTTTTTAGATGATGTTAAAATTAAAAAAGTAACTTTACAGCAATTCTAGTTCCCAAGTTAAACTTGAAAACGAGTTAGCGAGTTGAGCTTACAGTGGAATAAAAAAGGCCCCGTATCCTTACAGGGCCTTGTGGAGGAAGAAAGAAATTCATGAGGATCTATGCTTTGCTAGTGCTATCGATGGTACCTTTCCTGGTTGCGTGAAAGACTAATAGAACACCCAGGCCTATCAACAAAATTGGAAAAAGAAAATTTGCGAAATCTGAATGAGAAGAGACACCATAAATAAATGCTGAGAATGAAATCAAACAGAGCGCCGGTATTTTTGCCCAGTCAAGCCTGTTTTTTTCATTTCTCAATAAATAAAGCACGCCAAAAGTCAAACCAACGCCGAGGAAAAAGAGGCTGCCCAATATGCCATCATCAT includes:
- the serB gene encoding phosphoserine phosphatase SerB; the protein is MAEKFIIITTFGQNQPYLIADICSVVTDSQLNIVAVEQNAVHGLFIMFMVTETVDKSTPIDEAYHKLKEATKKLPLDVNVDLVEASTAMKKVDKNLQVFTIIGRDKVGILKAISNALANFRVNIERMHHLARGELVALEILVDASELRDLAILKDVIQRTCDDIGFDTIIQPDTPHRQRRRLVVFDMDSTIIEGEIIDELAHAAEVGEKVSEITDRAMAGEIDFKEALRTRVAMLKGLPVSVLTEVANGMQLTQGTYELLSTLKAMGFKIALISGGFTFFTDQLKEQLGFDYAFANDLEIENGILTGKIKGRIIDREAKGKIVKEIAEKEGLTREEVVAVGDGANDEIMLKNAGLGIAFNASELLKKVADGRLSHSNLLGLLYCLGATDKAVQTNS